The following are encoded in a window of Planctomycetota bacterium genomic DNA:
- the rsmH gene encoding 16S rRNA (cytosine(1402)-N(4))-methyltransferase RsmH has translation MTVHQPVLLKEVVQYLAPKPGEIVIDGTIGLGGHSELFLARILPRGRLIGIDLDCQSLAMAQKRLLTGEHIGSLDLFCDNFANIGDIIGKLGLKGVDVILLDLGISSYQLDTPARGFSFMTDAPLDMRMSPDNPFSASTVVNDYPEDELIRIFRSYGEERFAKRIAQRIVRYRAKEQITTTGQLVEIIKKAAPSGWQRIHPATRVFQALRIEVNKELDNLERFLAGFPQWLKPGGRVGIISFHSLEDRLVKNSFREYKKQEVLEIVTKKPIIPTSEEAKENPRSRSAKFRVAVKK, from the coding sequence ATAACCGTGCATCAACCAGTTTTACTCAAGGAGGTCGTTCAGTATCTTGCGCCCAAACCCGGCGAGATAGTCATTGATGGCACCATCGGATTAGGGGGCCATTCGGAGTTATTCCTGGCCAGGATTCTCCCGCGCGGCAGATTAATCGGCATTGACCTGGACTGCCAGTCCCTGGCCATGGCGCAAAAGAGATTACTGACCGGTGAGCACATCGGCTCGCTGGACCTGTTCTGTGACAACTTTGCTAATATCGGCGATATTATCGGGAAATTGGGATTAAAAGGCGTAGACGTTATCCTGCTCGACCTGGGGATTTCCTCATATCAACTGGATACGCCGGCCCGGGGCTTTAGTTTTATGACAGATGCCCCGCTTGATATGCGGATGTCTCCGGATAATCCATTTAGCGCCTCAACCGTAGTCAATGACTACCCTGAAGATGAACTCATCAGGATATTCAGGTCCTACGGCGAGGAACGGTTTGCCAAGCGGATTGCCCAGAGAATCGTAAGATACAGGGCCAAGGAGCAGATAACCACCACCGGACAGCTGGTGGAGATAATAAAAAAGGCCGCGCCCTCGGGCTGGCAACGAATCCATCCGGCCACCCGGGTCTTTCAGGCGCTCAGGATAGAGGTGAACAAGGAACTGGACAATCTGGAAAGGTTCTTAGCCGGATTCCCCCAATGGCTCAAGCCGGGCGGCCGGGTCGGAATAATCTCGTTCCACTCGCTGGAAGACCGGCTGGTCAAGAACTCTTTCAGGGAATATAAGAAACAAGAGGTGCTGGAGATAGTTACCAAGAAACCAATTATCCCCACCTCCGAAGAGGCTAAAGAAAACCCGCGCTCCCGAAGCGCTAAATTTAGGGTGGCGGTTAAGAAATAA